The Nocardioides pantholopis genome window below encodes:
- a CDS encoding PASTA domain-containing protein produces MSQGPELVAVPGGLVASGVDDAVAALEGAGFEVEIKKSPTYIGLRYVLRVDPGSGTEVPKGSTITIYLV; encoded by the coding sequence GTGTCCCAGGGCCCCGAGCTGGTCGCGGTGCCCGGCGGCCTGGTCGCCTCCGGTGTCGACGACGCCGTGGCCGCGCTGGAGGGCGCCGGGTTCGAGGTCGAGATCAAGAAGTCGCCGACCTACATCGGGCTGCGCTACGTCCTGCGGGTCGACCCCGGCTCGGGCACCGAGGTCCCCAAGGGCAGCACGATCACGATCTACCTGGTCTGA
- the aroF gene encoding 3-deoxy-7-phosphoheptulonate synthase gives MVVVMSPDASDEDVANVVSRVEGVGGSAFVSKGVVRTIIGLVGDIDSFHHLNLRTLRGVADVHRISDPYKLVSRQHHPDRSTVWVGREGARVPIGPDTFTLLAGPCAVETAEQTLAAAQMAKSAGATILRGGAFKPRTSPYAFQGLGVRGLEILGQVRAATGLPVVTEVVDARDVPVVAEHADMLQIGTRNMANFGLLQAVGDAGKPVLLKRGMTATIEEWLMAAEYVAQRGNLEIVLCERGIRTFEPATRNTLDISAVPVVQAASHLPVIVDPSHAAGRKDLVVPLSRAAIAVGADGIIVDVHPDPETALCDGPQALLGSDLRELAQAVRRLPPVLGRVDAGQLARR, from the coding sequence ATGGTCGTCGTGATGTCACCGGACGCCAGCGACGAGGACGTCGCGAACGTCGTCAGCCGGGTCGAGGGCGTCGGCGGGTCCGCCTTCGTCAGCAAGGGCGTGGTGCGCACGATCATCGGCCTGGTCGGGGACATCGACTCCTTCCACCACCTCAACCTGCGCACGCTGCGCGGCGTCGCCGACGTGCACCGGATCTCCGACCCCTACAAGCTGGTCAGCCGCCAGCACCACCCGGACCGCTCGACGGTCTGGGTGGGACGCGAGGGCGCCCGGGTCCCGATCGGCCCGGACACGTTCACGCTCCTGGCCGGCCCGTGCGCGGTCGAGACCGCGGAGCAGACCCTCGCGGCGGCGCAGATGGCCAAGTCGGCCGGCGCCACGATCCTGCGCGGCGGCGCGTTCAAGCCGCGGACCTCGCCGTACGCCTTCCAGGGCCTGGGCGTGCGCGGGCTGGAGATCCTCGGCCAGGTGCGCGCCGCGACCGGGCTCCCCGTCGTGACCGAGGTCGTCGACGCCCGCGACGTGCCCGTCGTCGCCGAGCACGCGGACATGCTCCAGATCGGCACCCGCAACATGGCCAACTTCGGGCTGCTGCAGGCGGTCGGCGACGCCGGCAAGCCGGTCCTCCTCAAGCGCGGCATGACCGCGACGATCGAGGAGTGGCTGATGGCGGCGGAGTACGTCGCCCAGCGCGGCAACCTCGAGATCGTGCTGTGCGAGCGCGGCATCCGCACCTTCGAGCCGGCGACCCGCAACACCCTGGACATCTCGGCAGTCCCGGTCGTCCAGGCCGCCAGCCACCTCCCGGTGATCGTGGACCCCTCCCACGCCGCGGGCCGCAAGGACCTGGTCGTGCCGCTGTCGCGGGCGGCGATCGCTGTCGGCGCCGACGGCATCATCGTCGACGTGCACCCGGACCCCGAGACCGCCCTGTGCGACGGGCCGCAGGCGCTGCTGGGCAGCGACCTGCGTGAGCTCGCCCAGGCGGTGCGCCGGCTGCCGCCCGTGCTCGGACGCGTGGACGCCGGCCAGCTCGCGCGGCGCTGA
- a CDS encoding NADase-type glycan-binding domain-containing protein, whose amino-acid sequence MLPPPPSAARYPLFADDAPHLTGSTGAPAPSEPAHRSRSWLPWLAVPLVLLLVAGLGGALLLSGGEEPTEEAAATTAPTPQPEPPASAPVSPTTPAAEPAKPEEPADLARLAAVSAPVTAPASTDTEGNVTRYEAGNLLDGVETTCWRMPGDGSGTEIVFTLDGPTEISTVGLINGYAKTVGSGPRALDWYAGNRRVGAVEWVFDDGTVVPQELEEIRTMQATEVDPVTTTTVTLRLVEVSAPGQGRARRDFTALSDVTLVGVPLP is encoded by the coding sequence GTGCTGCCTCCGCCCCCGTCGGCGGCCCGCTACCCGCTCTTCGCCGACGACGCGCCGCACCTGACCGGGAGCACCGGCGCTCCCGCTCCGAGCGAGCCGGCCCACCGGTCCCGGAGCTGGCTGCCCTGGCTGGCGGTGCCGCTGGTGCTGCTGCTGGTCGCGGGCCTGGGCGGCGCGCTGCTGCTCTCCGGCGGCGAGGAGCCGACCGAGGAGGCCGCGGCCACCACGGCCCCGACCCCGCAGCCGGAGCCGCCCGCCTCGGCGCCGGTCTCCCCGACCACGCCGGCCGCCGAGCCCGCGAAGCCGGAGGAGCCCGCGGACCTGGCCCGGCTCGCGGCGGTCAGTGCGCCGGTGACCGCGCCGGCGAGCACCGACACCGAGGGCAACGTGACCCGCTACGAGGCCGGCAACCTGCTCGACGGGGTCGAGACCACCTGCTGGCGGATGCCCGGCGACGGCAGCGGCACCGAGATCGTCTTCACCCTCGACGGGCCCACCGAGATCAGCACCGTGGGCCTGATCAACGGCTACGCCAAGACCGTCGGCTCCGGCCCCCGCGCCCTCGACTGGTACGCCGGCAACCGGCGGGTCGGCGCGGTCGAGTGGGTCTTCGACGACGGGACCGTGGTCCCCCAGGAGCTCGAGGAGATCCGCACGATGCAGGCCACCGAGGTCGACCCGGTGACCACGACCACTGTCACGCTGCGCCTGGTCGAGGTCAGCGCCCCGGGCCAGGGCCGGGCGCGGCGCGACTTCACAGCGCTCAGCGACGTCACGCTGGTCGGCGTACCACTCCCCTGA
- a CDS encoding class II 3-deoxy-7-phosphoheptulonate synthase has translation MSTDVPSLSALHAMGAAQQPSYPDRAAVDAAVSRLRTMPPLVFAGECDELTAKLAAVSRGEAFLLQGGDCAETFAGVTADNVRNKLRVLLQMAVVLTYAASVPVVKVGRLAGQYAKPRSSDSETRDGVTFPAYRGDAVNGFEFTEAARTPDPQRLVEVYHSSASTLNLVRAFTTGGYADLRQVHTWNTDFVRSSPFGQQYEAIANEIERALTFMQAIGADPDEFHRVDFYSSHEALVLEYEHAMTRIDSRTAEPYDVSGHFVWIGERTRQLDGAHVELLRHIRNPIGVKLGPSTSPDDALALAARLNPDNIPGRLTFVTRFGAQKIRDGLPQLVEKVTAEGVNVAWVCDPMHGNTFEASSGYKTRRFGDVIEEVQGFFDVHRSLGTWPGGLHVELTGDDVTECVGGGEDLAEIDLGNRYESVCDPRLNRVQSLELAFLVAEMLRKVA, from the coding sequence GTGAGCACCGACGTCCCCTCCCTCTCCGCCCTGCACGCGATGGGTGCCGCGCAGCAGCCGAGCTACCCCGACCGGGCGGCGGTCGACGCGGCCGTGTCCCGCCTGCGCACCATGCCCCCGCTGGTCTTCGCCGGCGAGTGCGACGAGCTGACCGCCAAGCTCGCGGCCGTCAGCCGCGGCGAGGCGTTCCTGCTCCAGGGCGGCGACTGCGCCGAGACGTTCGCCGGCGTCACCGCCGACAACGTCCGCAACAAGCTGCGGGTGCTGCTGCAGATGGCGGTCGTGCTCACGTACGCCGCGTCGGTGCCGGTGGTCAAGGTCGGCCGCCTCGCCGGCCAGTACGCCAAGCCCCGCTCCAGCGACTCCGAGACCCGCGACGGGGTGACCTTCCCGGCGTACCGCGGCGACGCGGTCAACGGCTTCGAGTTCACCGAGGCCGCGCGCACCCCCGACCCGCAGCGGCTGGTCGAGGTCTACCACTCCTCGGCCTCCACGCTGAACCTGGTGCGGGCGTTCACCACCGGCGGCTACGCCGACCTGCGCCAGGTGCACACCTGGAACACCGACTTCGTACGCAGCTCCCCGTTCGGCCAGCAGTACGAGGCGATCGCGAACGAGATCGAGCGGGCGCTGACCTTCATGCAGGCGATCGGCGCCGACCCCGACGAGTTCCACCGCGTCGACTTCTACTCCAGCCACGAGGCGCTGGTGCTGGAGTACGAGCACGCGATGACCCGCATCGACTCCCGCACGGCCGAGCCGTACGACGTCTCCGGCCACTTCGTGTGGATCGGCGAGCGCACCCGCCAGCTCGACGGCGCCCACGTGGAGCTGCTGCGCCACATCCGCAACCCGATCGGCGTCAAGCTCGGGCCGTCCACGTCCCCCGACGACGCGCTCGCGCTGGCCGCCCGGCTGAACCCGGACAACATCCCGGGCCGGCTGACCTTCGTGACCCGCTTCGGCGCCCAGAAGATCCGCGACGGGCTGCCGCAGCTGGTCGAGAAGGTCACCGCCGAGGGCGTCAACGTCGCCTGGGTCTGCGACCCGATGCACGGCAACACCTTCGAGGCCAGCTCGGGCTACAAGACCCGCCGGTTCGGCGACGTCATCGAGGAGGTCCAGGGCTTCTTCGACGTGCACCGCTCGCTCGGCACCTGGCCCGGCGGCCTGCACGTCGAGCTCACCGGTGACGACGTCACCGAGTGCGTCGGCGGCGGCGAGGACCTCGCCGAGATCGACCTCGGCAACCGCTACGAGTCGGTCTGCGACCCGCGCCTGAACCGGGTCCAGTCCCTCGAGCTGGCGTTCCTGGTCGCGGAGATGCTGCGCAAGGTCGCATGA
- a CDS encoding threonine aldolase family protein translates to MIDLRSDTVTRPTEAMRAAMVRADVGDDVYGEDPTVRALEERVADLFGHEAALFTPTGSMANVLAVAAVVEPGQEVLCESRAHIARAELGAHAAVSGLTMRTWISERGQVDMAMIRRLFAPDLGPFFVPTAAISVENSHNFAGGAVLPLADLLDLREFATEVGTAVHIDGARIWNAHIATGTPLREYGAIADVLAVCLSKGLGAPVGSLVVGSADAIASSRVRRKRLGGGMRQTGILAAAGLYALDHHLERLAEDHEHARLLAEACGADPATVETNIVVVDRPDAAQVVEKARAEGVLVSTVGATALRLVTHLDVSRVDVERAAAVLARC, encoded by the coding sequence ATGATCGACCTCCGCTCGGACACCGTCACCCGCCCGACCGAGGCGATGCGCGCCGCGATGGTGCGCGCCGACGTCGGCGACGACGTGTACGGCGAGGACCCCACGGTCCGCGCGCTGGAGGAGCGGGTCGCTGACCTCTTCGGTCACGAGGCGGCGCTGTTCACGCCGACCGGGTCGATGGCCAACGTGCTGGCCGTCGCCGCGGTGGTCGAGCCCGGCCAGGAGGTGCTCTGCGAGTCGAGGGCGCACATCGCGCGCGCCGAGCTCGGCGCGCACGCCGCGGTGAGCGGCCTGACGATGCGCACCTGGATCTCCGAGCGCGGTCAGGTCGACATGGCGATGATCCGTCGCCTGTTCGCGCCCGACCTGGGCCCGTTCTTCGTGCCGACCGCGGCGATCTCGGTGGAGAACAGCCACAACTTCGCCGGCGGCGCGGTGCTGCCGCTGGCGGACCTGCTGGACCTGCGCGAGTTCGCGACCGAGGTCGGGACGGCGGTCCACATCGACGGGGCCCGGATCTGGAACGCGCACATCGCCACCGGCACCCCGCTGCGCGAGTACGGTGCGATCGCGGACGTGCTCGCGGTCTGCCTGTCCAAGGGCCTCGGCGCCCCGGTCGGGTCGCTGGTCGTGGGCTCCGCCGACGCCATCGCCTCGTCCCGGGTGCGCCGCAAGCGGCTCGGCGGCGGGATGCGCCAGACCGGCATCCTCGCCGCGGCCGGGCTGTACGCGCTCGACCACCACCTCGAGCGGCTGGCCGAGGACCACGAGCACGCCCGGCTGCTCGCCGAGGCGTGCGGCGCCGACCCCGCCACGGTCGAGACCAACATCGTCGTCGTGGACCGGCCGGACGCGGCGCAGGTCGTCGAGAAGGCTCGCGCCGAGGGGGTCCTGGTCTCCACCGTCGGGGCCACCGCACTGCGGCTGGTGACCCACCTCGACGTGTCCCGGGTCGACGTGGAGCGGGCCGCGGCCGTGCTCGCCCGCTGCTGA
- a CDS encoding helix-hairpin-helix domain-containing protein, with protein sequence MTAGTAGTPWTATQQSRSRGTAMVAVAAGSCGLAGFVPPLWAARQRPHDAAFRRRMYAVAGGLLALTVTAMTVASIAEEDATGVGVGLSGDLSGMLMFLNLVLAITVAVLVRKADVGAELPGVAEELARRRLREQYRQLATGDPALGRSMRIGRPDLPRHLDDGGLVDLNAIPEDRLGPLAGLSAEEAGRVADARRQLGRFTSLEEVAVYADLPETTMTSLRERAIVF encoded by the coding sequence TTGACTGCGGGGACGGCGGGGACCCCGTGGACGGCGACCCAGCAGTCCCGCAGCCGCGGCACGGCGATGGTCGCGGTGGCGGCCGGGTCCTGCGGGCTGGCGGGGTTCGTGCCGCCGCTCTGGGCGGCCCGGCAGCGCCCGCACGACGCCGCGTTCCGCCGGCGGATGTACGCCGTGGCAGGCGGTCTGCTCGCGCTGACGGTCACGGCGATGACAGTGGCCTCGATCGCCGAGGAGGACGCCACGGGCGTCGGAGTCGGGCTGTCCGGTGACCTCAGCGGGATGCTGATGTTCCTGAACCTGGTCCTCGCGATCACGGTCGCGGTGCTGGTGCGCAAGGCCGACGTCGGCGCGGAGCTGCCCGGGGTCGCCGAGGAGCTGGCGAGGCGCCGGCTGCGCGAGCAGTACCGGCAGCTCGCCACCGGCGACCCGGCGCTCGGGCGCAGCATGCGGATCGGCCGGCCGGACCTGCCCCGCCACCTGGACGACGGGGGCCTGGTGGACCTGAACGCGATCCCGGAGGACCGGCTCGGGCCGCTCGCCGGGCTCTCGGCCGAGGAGGCGGGCCGCGTCGCCGACGCCCGACGGCAGCTGGGCCGGTTCACGAGCCTCGAGGAGGTCGCCGTCTACGCCGACCTGCCCGAGACCACCATGACGTCGCTGCGCGAGCGGGCGATCGTCTTCTGA
- a CDS encoding methyl-accepting chemotaxis protein — MHLLSPARLTPLLGTAALLQLLVAALGLDATGPRLALLLAALLTVLAAVAVRTAVAGPLAAAAEHARRLARGDLSAAPEAAADPLLRAVADAGARTRTAMRDVVDSSAALHGTADAVAAAAESMTTAFAETSERAAAVSAAAGTVSHGVTVVSTGAAELRDSVSEIARTVTEAVDVAGQAVTMAGETTGVMAELGTASEEIGNVVRLITAIAEQTNLLALNATIEASRAGEAGRGFAVVAGEVKTLAQETARATEDITSRVQTLQRGTREAISSIERTRGVIERFSVYQGTIASAVEEQSATTAEMSRSLDEAADGSRAIAETVSAVASATALALEELTRTRHAARELAGLAGDLGSIAGRFEVPRREVVVHETGPEGGVALEVEGAVTVSHVPALDAVVVRWLRHADDAVKPALGKQLELIRTHGLSTVIVDSSEAVGAYSTEINQWIGQEFVPQLGRTSLRGFVTVVPRSAVADLANKGWQEQDGSLGFSMVEVATPAEAERLARELRDRVAAR; from the coding sequence ATGCACCTGCTGTCGCCCGCGCGCCTGACTCCGCTGCTCGGGACGGCCGCGCTGCTCCAGCTGCTCGTCGCGGCGCTGGGCCTGGACGCCACCGGCCCCCGGCTCGCGCTGCTGCTCGCCGCGCTGCTGACGGTGCTGGCCGCCGTGGCGGTGCGGACCGCCGTCGCCGGTCCTCTGGCAGCGGCGGCCGAGCACGCCCGCCGGCTGGCTCGCGGCGACCTGTCGGCGGCCCCGGAGGCCGCCGCCGACCCGCTCCTGCGTGCCGTCGCCGACGCGGGCGCGCGCACCCGCACGGCGATGCGCGACGTCGTCGACTCCTCGGCGGCGCTGCACGGCACCGCGGACGCCGTGGCCGCCGCGGCGGAGTCGATGACCACCGCCTTCGCGGAGACCTCGGAGCGCGCGGCGGCGGTGAGCGCCGCGGCGGGCACTGTCTCCCACGGCGTCACTGTCGTCTCGACCGGCGCAGCGGAGCTGCGCGACTCGGTCTCCGAGATCGCCCGGACGGTCACCGAGGCGGTCGACGTCGCCGGGCAGGCGGTGACCATGGCCGGGGAGACGACCGGGGTGATGGCCGAGCTGGGGACCGCCAGCGAGGAGATCGGCAACGTCGTCCGCCTGATCACCGCCATCGCCGAGCAGACGAACCTGCTGGCGCTGAACGCCACCATCGAGGCGTCCCGGGCCGGCGAGGCCGGCCGAGGGTTCGCGGTCGTCGCGGGCGAGGTGAAGACCCTGGCCCAGGAGACCGCGCGCGCCACCGAGGACATCACCTCGCGGGTCCAGACCCTGCAGCGGGGCACCCGGGAGGCGATCTCCTCCATCGAGCGCACCCGCGGCGTCATCGAGCGCTTCTCGGTCTACCAGGGCACCATCGCCAGCGCGGTCGAGGAGCAGAGCGCCACCACCGCCGAGATGAGCCGGAGCCTCGACGAGGCCGCCGACGGCAGCCGGGCGATCGCCGAGACGGTCAGCGCGGTCGCCTCCGCGACCGCCCTGGCTCTGGAGGAGCTGACCCGGACCCGGCACGCGGCTCGCGAGCTGGCCGGCCTGGCCGGCGACCTCGGCTCGATCGCCGGCCGCTTCGAGGTGCCGCGCCGGGAGGTCGTCGTGCACGAGACCGGCCCGGAGGGCGGCGTCGCGCTCGAGGTGGAGGGGGCGGTCACCGTCTCCCACGTCCCGGCCCTGGACGCGGTGGTCGTGCGCTGGCTGCGGCACGCCGACGACGCGGTCAAGCCGGCGCTCGGCAAGCAGCTGGAGCTGATCCGCACCCACGGCCTGAGCACTGTCATCGTCGACTCCAGCGAGGCGGTCGGCGCCTACTCCACCGAGATCAACCAGTGGATCGGGCAGGAGTTCGTGCCGCAGCTGGGGCGCACCAGCCTGCGCGGCTTCGTCACGGTCGTCCCGCGCAGCGCGGTCGCCGACCTGGCGAACAAGGGCTGGCAGGAGCAGGACGGCTCGCTCGGCTTCTCGATGGTCGAGGTCGCCACGCCCGCGGAGGCCGAGCGGCTCGCCCGGGAGCTGCGCGACCGGGTCGCCGCGCGCTGA
- a CDS encoding alpha/beta-hydrolase family protein yields the protein MSSSAAATPLPGPAARWVRAARAPTLLGAVLGAYLLVQSWSPSLLARDWVFEGVVGGVALVVGYAVGTLLTRAGHLARRRRGWGWAPFEERTDLRVRAALALVLVGLACWAAVRAVDAHRWTWERLGYEPESWWLLYGGTLAVTALVATVLFLAGWALRLVRARLARLGRRWLPAWVAGTLALVLVTWVVLASLNNYVLQRSLGGFNATFEAGDLDVGNGPAPPTSPLRSGGPRSAVRWDEVGDQGRRFLTRGPSADEIAELAPAASLEPVRVFVGRAAADDLGTRVRLAMAELERYGAFERAAVLVVVPTGTGWVNEQIVQPVEYLHSGDAATVAVQYSHLPSPLAYLAEQEAAGDTGRALVRAVRERLDEIPAARRPALLVAGESLGSTGGAAAFTSLPDLLASTDGSVWVGPPETMHLRREAERSRRPGSPQVRPVVGDGGDVVFANRASDLDGTAPRSVFLQQGDDPIVWWDWETALERPDWLEEPLDSSVNPDLTWTPLTTFLNLAVDMAVSNDFDEDHGHRYGTQPLAAWRAILHPAGWDDARVEALRSRLADVSR from the coding sequence ATGTCGAGCAGTGCCGCCGCGACGCCGCTGCCGGGACCGGCGGCCCGGTGGGTGCGGGCCGCCCGGGCGCCGACGCTGCTGGGAGCCGTGCTCGGGGCCTACCTGCTCGTGCAGTCCTGGTCGCCCTCGCTGCTGGCCCGCGACTGGGTCTTCGAGGGCGTCGTCGGCGGCGTCGCGCTGGTCGTGGGCTACGCCGTCGGCACGCTGCTGACCCGGGCCGGCCACCTGGCGCGCCGGCGCAGGGGGTGGGGCTGGGCCCCGTTCGAGGAGCGCACCGACCTGCGGGTCCGGGCCGCGCTGGCGCTGGTGCTGGTCGGCCTCGCCTGCTGGGCGGCGGTCCGGGCCGTCGACGCGCACCGGTGGACCTGGGAGCGCCTCGGCTACGAGCCGGAGTCCTGGTGGCTGCTCTACGGCGGCACCCTCGCCGTCACCGCGCTGGTCGCGACGGTGCTGTTCCTGGCCGGCTGGGCCCTGCGGCTGGTCCGGGCGCGACTGGCCCGGCTGGGCCGGCGCTGGCTGCCGGCCTGGGTCGCCGGCACCCTCGCGCTGGTCCTCGTGACCTGGGTGGTGCTGGCCTCCCTGAACAACTACGTGCTCCAGCGCAGCCTGGGCGGCTTCAACGCCACCTTCGAGGCCGGTGACCTCGACGTCGGGAACGGTCCGGCACCACCCACCTCCCCGCTCCGCTCGGGGGGCCCGCGCTCGGCGGTGCGGTGGGACGAGGTCGGCGACCAGGGGCGGCGCTTCCTGACCCGGGGGCCGTCGGCCGACGAGATCGCCGAGCTCGCGCCCGCGGCGTCCTTGGAGCCGGTCCGCGTCTTCGTCGGCCGGGCCGCCGCCGACGACCTCGGCACCCGGGTCCGCCTGGCGATGGCCGAGCTGGAGCGCTACGGGGCCTTCGAGCGTGCGGCGGTGCTCGTGGTGGTCCCGACCGGCACCGGCTGGGTCAACGAGCAGATCGTGCAGCCGGTGGAGTACCTGCACTCCGGGGACGCCGCCACGGTCGCCGTCCAGTACTCCCACCTGCCCAGCCCGCTGGCCTACCTCGCCGAGCAGGAGGCGGCCGGCGACACCGGGCGGGCGCTGGTCCGGGCCGTCCGCGAGCGCCTCGACGAGATCCCGGCGGCGCGTCGCCCGGCCCTGCTCGTCGCCGGCGAGAGCCTCGGGTCCACCGGCGGCGCCGCGGCGTTCACGTCCCTGCCCGACCTGCTCGCCAGCACCGACGGGTCGGTGTGGGTCGGGCCGCCGGAGACGATGCACCTGCGCCGCGAGGCCGAGCGGTCCCGCCGGCCGGGGTCGCCGCAGGTGCGCCCGGTGGTCGGGGACGGCGGGGACGTGGTCTTCGCCAACCGGGCCTCCGACCTCGACGGGACGGCGCCGCGGTCGGTCTTCCTCCAGCAGGGCGACGACCCGATCGTGTGGTGGGACTGGGAGACGGCCCTGGAGAGGCCGGACTGGCTCGAGGAGCCGCTGGACTCCTCGGTCAACCCGGACCTGACCTGGACCCCGCTGACGACGTTCCTCAACCTCGCCGTCGACATGGCCGTCAGCAACGACTTCGACGAGGACCACGGGCACCGCTACGGGACCCAGCCGCTGGCGGCGTGGCGGGCGATCCTGCACCCGGCCGGCTGGGACGACGCCCGGGTCGAGGCGCTGCGCTCCCGGCTGGCCGACGTGTCGCGCTGA
- a CDS encoding Rv2175c family DNA-binding protein: MTDRLADADLAALVPDWIDWAEAARQLGVSVGKVRTMIRDHQLAAAVPTPGAGQQIPADLIQDGLPVKGLPGLLTMLHDGRYDDRECIAWLYTEQPDLPGRPIDALRENRGSEAKRRAQAMAL; this comes from the coding sequence ATGACCGACCGACTCGCCGACGCCGATCTCGCGGCCCTCGTCCCCGACTGGATCGACTGGGCCGAGGCGGCCCGCCAGCTCGGCGTGAGCGTGGGCAAGGTGCGCACGATGATCCGCGACCACCAGCTCGCCGCCGCGGTCCCTACCCCCGGCGCCGGGCAGCAGATCCCGGCCGACCTGATCCAGGACGGCCTGCCGGTCAAGGGCCTGCCGGGCCTGCTCACGATGCTGCACGACGGCCGCTACGACGACCGCGAGTGCATCGCGTGGCTCTACACCGAGCAGCCCGACCTGCCGGGCCGGCCCATCGACGCGCTGCGCGAGAACCGCGGGTCCGAGGCCAAGCGCCGCGCCCAGGCGATGGCGCTCTGA
- a CDS encoding deoxyribonuclease IV, translating into MLETALRNPIGTHVQVGKGLVAGALASAESLGCETLQVFVGNPRGWALSPGKPAEDAAFREATAERGIRTFIHAPYLVNLGSPTPATYERSVAVVAHNLQRAVAIGAEGVVVHTGSFVDSTPGESEARYAAAMRQVREGLLPVLETLEGDGADGADGADGAPWLLLEPTAGQGRSLCAGVEDLTAYLGALDFHPRAGICLDTCHVFAAGAPLDEPGGASATVDRIVEIGGPGRLRLIHANDSMDVRGAFKDRHQQIGQGHIGTEAFAELFAHPATAGVPFVLETPGSRDPGNPDLALLKKLRDA; encoded by the coding sequence GTGCTCGAGACCGCCCTGCGCAACCCGATCGGAACCCACGTCCAGGTCGGCAAGGGACTGGTGGCCGGCGCCCTCGCCTCCGCGGAGTCGCTCGGCTGCGAGACCCTCCAGGTCTTCGTCGGCAACCCGCGCGGCTGGGCGCTCTCGCCCGGGAAGCCCGCCGAGGACGCCGCCTTCCGCGAGGCCACCGCCGAACGCGGGATCCGGACCTTCATCCACGCGCCGTACCTGGTGAACCTGGGCTCGCCGACGCCCGCCACCTACGAGAGGTCGGTGGCCGTGGTCGCCCACAACCTCCAGCGCGCGGTCGCGATCGGCGCGGAGGGCGTGGTCGTGCACACCGGCTCGTTCGTCGACAGCACCCCCGGCGAGAGCGAGGCGCGGTACGCCGCGGCGATGCGGCAGGTGCGCGAGGGCCTGCTGCCGGTGCTCGAGACCCTCGAGGGCGACGGAGCCGACGGAGCCGACGGAGCCGACGGGGCCCCGTGGCTGCTCCTCGAGCCCACCGCCGGCCAGGGCCGCTCGCTGTGCGCCGGCGTGGAGGACCTCACCGCCTACCTCGGGGCCCTGGACTTCCACCCGCGCGCCGGGATCTGCCTGGACACCTGCCACGTCTTCGCCGCCGGCGCGCCGCTCGACGAGCCCGGTGGCGCGAGCGCGACCGTCGACCGGATCGTCGAGATCGGCGGGCCCGGACGGCTGCGGCTGATCCACGCCAACGACTCGATGGACGTGCGCGGCGCCTTCAAGGACCGGCACCAGCAGATCGGGCAGGGCCACATCGGCACCGAGGCCTTCGCCGAGCTGTTCGCGCACCCGGCGACGGCGGGCGTGCCGTTCGTGCTGGAGACGCCCGGCTCCCGCGACCCCGGCAACCCCGACCTCGCACTGCTCAAGAAGTTGCGCGACGCCTGA